Genomic window (Streptococcus porcinus):
CCACAGATGTGAAAGAAGTGTGCCTTCTCTTTGCTGAATCAAAAGGAGAAATCCGAACTAATCGATGAACCCCCATCTCTGATTTTAAGAAACCATATGCATTAGGGCCTTGAAAAGACAAGGTCACTGATTTAATACCAGCCTCATCCCCTGCCTGATAGTCTAAAGTCTCAACTTTAAAGCCTTTAGCATTACCAAAACGTGTGTACATCCGAAAAAGCATGTCTGCCCAATCCTGAGCCTCCGTACCTCCAGAGCCAGGATGAATCTCCAAAATAGCATTATTATGGTCGTAGGGTTCTGATAAGAGCAAGGTCATTTCATAAGCTGCTAAAATCTGGTCTAGTTTAAGCAAACTTTCTTCCAATTCTCCTTTAACCGACTCATCTTCTTCCAGCATTTCCATATATAACTCTGTCTCTTCTGACAAATTTTCCATATTGTGGAAAGTATCAAATTTGACTTTCAATTCATTGAGCTCTTGTGATGTTTTTTGCGCGGAAATAGTATCATTCCAAAAATCAGGCTCAGTCATTTGATTTTCTAAAAGAGCAATCTCTTCCTCTAAACGATCTAAGTCAAAGAGACCTCCTGAAGCTAGTCAACTTCTCTTTGTTTTCTACTATTTTTTGGCGAATCTCTGCCACTTCCATGGTTTTACCTCATTCTCGTTTTTATCTTCATTATTTTAACACATTGCCATTAGAATTGCCATTTTGCCCTGAGGTCTTCAAGCTCCTTTTGACTATCTAAGTCTTTTGGAGCTAATCTTTGCATATAGTCAAGCATAGCTTGATCAGGCTTTTTAATCAATTCACCAAGTGCCCAAATGGCTGTCGCTACATGAATAGGGTTATTTCCCTTATCAATAATTTCCATCAACTTAACAACTGCCGATCGATCATGACCATTCGCCAAAGCAATAATAACGTTGCGCTGCAAGATATTCTTACCACGCCACGAAGCTGCAATATGACCAAATTTTGCTTTAAACTCTTTATTTGATAATTCTAAAAAAGGGATTAACTCGGGTTCTGCTAAGTCGGGATCAATCATACTTGCTAACGGGTTATTAATTCCCTTATTGTAAGGACAACAAATTTGACATATGTCACAACCATAAATCACGGTTTTTATTTTCTTACGAAATTCTAAATCCATCATGCCCTTATCTTGGGTTTGAAAGGATAAACATCGTTTGGCATTCATGGTGCCATCTCCGATTAAACAAGATGTAGGACAAGCATCTAAACAGCGCTGGCAATCACCACAGTCATAATCAACAGGTTTATCTGGCTCAATATCTAGATTGGTAATCAGTTCACCAAGATACATATAAGAGCCAAACTCTTTTGAAATAACCAAGCCATTCTTACCAATGAAGCCGATACCCGCTCGTCTGGCAACTGCCGTGTCTACTAGAGCCCCCGTATCAACCATCCCTTTATATTCAAAGTCCTGAGTCAG
Coding sequences:
- the prfB gene encoding peptide chain release factor 2 (programmed frameshift), whose translation is MEVAEIRQKIVENKEKLTSFRRSLDLDRLEEEIALLENQMTEPDFWNDTISAQKTSQELNELKVKFDTFHNMENLSEETELYMEMLEEDESVKGELEESLLKLDQILAAYEMTLLLSEPYDHNNAILEIHPGSGGTEAQDWADMLFRMYTRFGNAKGFKVETLDYQAGDEAGIKSVTLSFQGPNAYGFLKSEMGVHRLVRISPFDSAKRRHTSFTSVEVMPELDDTIEVDIRDDDIKMDTFRSGGAGGQNVNKVSTGVRLTHIPTGIVVSSTVDRTQYGNRDRAMKMLQAKLYQMEQEKKAEEVNALKGDKKEITWGSQIRSYVFTPYTMVKDHRTNFEVSQVDKVMDGEIDGFIDAYLKWRMNDD
- the queG gene encoding tRNA epoxyqueuosine(34) reductase QueG, giving the protein MELKSEIIKLAKEIGISKIGFTTADDFSYLEKSLKLAIEEGRTSGFEHKVIEERIKPKLSLASAKTIISIAVAYPHKLPVRPQKTQYKRGKITPNSWGLDYHHVLQDKLQRLAVGIETLTQDFEYKGMVDTGALVDTAVARRAGIGFIGKNGLVISKEFGSYMYLGELITNLDIEPDKPVDYDCGDCQRCLDACPTSCLIGDGTMNAKRCLSFQTQDKGMMDLEFRKKIKTVIYGCDICQICCPYNKGINNPLASMIDPDLAEPELIPFLELSNKEFKAKFGHIAASWRGKNILQRNVIIALANGHDRSAVVKLMEIIDKGNNPIHVATAIWALGELIKKPDQAMLDYMQRLAPKDLDSQKELEDLRAKWQF